The following proteins are co-located in the Bacteroidales bacterium genome:
- a CDS encoding DsrE family protein: MAQKILILINDAPYGTEKAYNGLRLAMQIQKDYEDTDLCVFLMADAVTCALPNQNTPNGYYNIERMLKSVLLKKGKVKLCGSCAEARGIKEMVLIDGAELSTMKELTQLTFESDKVITF; encoded by the coding sequence ATGGCACAAAAGATTCTCATTCTTATAAATGATGCACCTTATGGAACAGAGAAAGCGTATAATGGATTACGTCTGGCTATGCAAATTCAGAAAGATTATGAAGACACTGATTTATGTGTATTTCTTATGGCTGACGCTGTAACGTGCGCTCTTCCAAATCAAAATACCCCAAACGGATACTATAACATTGAAAGAATGTTGAAGTCAGTTCTGTTGAAAAAAGGCAAAGTTAAACTTTGTGGTTCCTGCGCTGAAGCGCGTGGAATAAAGGAAATGGTACTTATTGATGGTGCAGAATTAAGTACTATGAAGGAGCTGACTCAATTGACCTTTGAGAGCGATAAAGTAATTACATTTTAA
- a CDS encoding glycoside hydrolase gives MQVRYNGMIKEYLKIDFKYTIFMIRALINIFLLNLIFTATLNSQTIEFVIKSQERSFEVKKFSRYHYAAFDLQNPTTFTLISKLKIDKVEISPLNEKIQFILKENRVVFTLSKPGYSLIRINDTIKVFILADKPEKMPVGEIINIVRNYGVDSTGKTVETSKIQKALNEISGTGKILYFPPGRYTSGQLKIPGNSKIHIPRGTVLNADTSSNNSYFSTDNLETKRFLYFNEAENIEISGYGTINGNGNYLRSRFGDDARTRLILGAKSRNIHISGITLQDPGSWNTQVILCEDIIFTNVKLLNNIDLANTDGFDPDASKRVLIENCFAYCGDDNVAVKATNYSGLLGDVDGVTIKGCVFLTKKSSLKVGTETRCENMRNIIFENNDVLECDRGMALYVSDGATLDNIIFRNNRFERNYSDAQKKGIHFVVSKRNPDSKLGSINNVLIKDCSFLGPFPKKSLIKHEGTSVGINVIIDNLIIGGKKVETFEEAGIERINANVSFK, from the coding sequence ATGCAAGTAAGATATAACGGGATGATAAAAGAATATCTGAAAATTGATTTTAAATATACAATTTTTATGATTAGAGCGCTGATCAATATATTCCTTCTGAATTTAATCTTTACGGCTACCCTCAATAGCCAGACAATTGAATTCGTTATTAAATCACAGGAGAGATCATTTGAAGTAAAGAAATTCAGCAGATATCATTATGCTGCATTTGATCTGCAAAATCCAACAACATTTACACTCATCTCAAAACTGAAAATCGATAAAGTTGAGATAAGTCCTCTTAATGAAAAAATTCAGTTCATACTCAAAGAAAACAGGGTGGTTTTTACATTAAGTAAGCCTGGGTACTCATTGATTCGGATTAATGACACCATAAAGGTTTTTATTCTCGCAGATAAGCCAGAGAAAATGCCAGTTGGCGAAATCATAAATATCGTCCGAAATTATGGCGTTGATTCAACGGGAAAAACAGTTGAAACCTCAAAGATTCAAAAGGCACTTAACGAAATTTCAGGTACAGGGAAAATTTTGTATTTTCCGCCGGGAAGATACACTTCTGGTCAGTTAAAAATACCAGGCAATTCTAAAATTCATATCCCCAGGGGTACTGTTCTGAATGCCGATACAAGTTCAAATAACTCATACTTTTCAACAGATAATCTGGAAACAAAACGATTCCTGTATTTTAATGAGGCTGAGAATATCGAGATTAGCGGATATGGCACCATAAACGGGAATGGGAATTATCTTCGGAGCAGATTCGGCGATGATGCCCGGACCAGACTTATACTAGGTGCAAAATCCAGAAACATACACATTTCGGGGATTACACTTCAGGACCCTGGTTCATGGAATACGCAGGTAATTTTATGTGAAGACATTATTTTCACTAATGTAAAACTCCTGAATAATATCGACCTTGCAAATACCGACGGCTTCGATCCTGACGCTTCCAAGAGGGTCCTTATTGAAAACTGCTTCGCTTATTGCGGTGATGATAATGTGGCGGTTAAAGCCACAAACTATTCCGGCTTATTGGGTGATGTAGACGGAGTGACAATCAAAGGTTGTGTCTTCCTTACTAAAAAATCCTCGCTTAAGGTGGGAACAGAGACACGATGTGAAAATATGAGAAACATAATCTTTGAAAATAACGATGTTTTAGAGTGTGACCGCGGAATGGCACTTTATGTTTCTGATGGTGCAACTCTGGACAATATAATTTTCAGAAACAACAGGTTCGAGCGCAATTATTCCGATGCACAGAAAAAAGGCATCCATTTTGTTGTAAGTAAAAGAAATCCTGACAGCAAGCTTGGTAGTATCAATAATGTTTTAATTAAAGATTGTTCCTTTTTAGGTCCGTTTCCCAAAAAATCATTAATAAAACATGAGGGTACATCAGTCGGAATAAATGTCATTATTGACAATCTCATAATCGGCGGGAAAAAAGTGGAAACATTTGAAGAGGCAGGAATAGAAAGAATCAATGCAAATGTCTCTTTTAAGTAA
- a CDS encoding DUF4395 domain-containing protein, which yields MSKIIKFGEDVEGYNIPVLNEREIRAAAGMLFLVLFISLMQILYKGNFLMIKYSIIVFLTDFLIRVFINPRFSPTLIIGRLIVRNQTPEYVGAQQKKFSWIIGIVLATTMFILMVVVNSYSPITGIVCLICLIFLFFESVFGICLGCKFYSLVYKEKAQYCPGEVCDVKSKQEIQKTTWAQILIVAGLVIFIFLATKLFNEEFSKKPHALFGVPESVQPK from the coding sequence ATGAGTAAAATTATAAAATTCGGTGAAGATGTGGAAGGTTATAACATTCCTGTATTAAATGAAAGAGAAATAAGGGCAGCCGCAGGAATGCTGTTTCTGGTACTATTCATTTCTTTGATGCAGATTTTATATAAAGGAAATTTCCTGATGATAAAGTATAGTATAATTGTTTTCCTAACTGACTTTCTGATTCGTGTCTTCATAAATCCAAGATTCTCACCTACACTGATTATCGGGAGACTGATTGTCAGGAATCAAACTCCTGAATATGTAGGGGCTCAGCAAAAGAAATTCTCCTGGATAATCGGTATAGTATTGGCAACTACAATGTTCATTCTGATGGTTGTGGTAAATTCTTATAGCCCGATAACAGGAATTGTCTGCCTGATCTGTCTTATATTCCTGTTCTTTGAATCAGTATTCGGGATTTGCCTGGGCTGTAAGTTCTATTCCCTTGTTTATAAAGAAAAAGCCCAGTATTGTCCGGGCGAAGTATGCGATGTAAAATCGAAACAGGAGATTCAGAAAACAACATGGGCTCAGATACTGATAGTTGCCGGACTTGTCATATTTATTTTCCTGGCTACCAAATTATTTAATGAGGAATTCAGCAAAAAACCACATGCTCTGTTTGGGGTTCCCGAATCCGTACAACCAAAATAG
- a CDS encoding SpoIIE family protein phosphatase has product MKYILNLITFSLFILNGVNSQEVVFPVTNYTTKDYGLNFHPTNLAVVQDHRGIIYAANGFKLLEYDGNKWNSYPINKETWILSLAVDSSGIIYAGSQNEFGMFAPDFKGELKYRSLSDSLDIKDIDFTNVWKVHCFSGGVLFQAEEKMFLYKNGKTIVINPETSFHTSFIVNDRLYVRERGTGLLEWNENTLVRIKGSEIFDTTGIFLMLPFGRGKKNILIGTQEKGFWLFNPENNSNPFRKFDVEDLRLLEKAKITGGVLTGEGLPAISTMLNGVVIIDTAGRTKALINNRHGLIDNDVKQVIPDQSQNLWVALNKGLSRIEISSPLSVNNEKSGITGDVNAVIRFKNLLYAGTTTGLFVQETGNDKELPFKPAYELNVPVRSMIEVNGVLLAGTDAGLFQISGKNIMKLGNEPSFTLFYSDDMKLLLSGGNKGLTAYKSDGNFTKINSVRIEEEDILGIAGEKERTGTDAEFWIGTRYNGIIRIKVTKEFSIKTDSYSTSDGLPEGWIIPASFNSKTLFQTTQGLYCFTNENIVRESLPDSLKDKEEFSKGYFSEFVNNDDNFSEVVSFITETKNKIWVCADNRAGYLDKTDSMLWVSRPFNGIEAGKINTIYPEDNGVSWIGTTDGLIRFDGNILKDYDQYYHTLIRKVTLLNNDSIIFSGTNFSTDQGVLKITTAQNKGSKQELPYRFNSVRFDFSAAFYEYSDKTLFSYRLGGNDSKWSQWTKETFREYTNLHEGEYTFSVKARNIYGTESIAAQYSFNILPPWYRSVVAYISYVILAIILFWLFARLYSYRLKRENIRLEGIVTERTAEVVRQKDEIVSKNIVLEYQKKEIEDSIRYARKIQSAVIPSEKVCREILPESFVVFKPLNIVSGDFYWISRVGNKTIFTAADCTGHGVPGAFMSMLGVAFLNEIVNKDNVTSPEIILNHLREKVIQALQQQGISGEARDGMDIAIVAIDNQEKRLEYAGAYNPLIMIRNGEVTDTCGDKMPIGIYENMHPFTRHEIAIEKGDVFYMASDGYEDQFGGPDGKKFKSKRLKQLLLEIHKYPMDMQKEILEKTFEEWKGDLPQVDDVVLVGLSVQ; this is encoded by the coding sequence ATGAAATATATCCTGAATCTCATAACCTTTTCCCTGTTCATTTTAAACGGGGTTAACTCGCAAGAGGTTGTATTTCCGGTAACTAACTATACGACAAAAGATTATGGACTCAACTTTCATCCCACAAACCTCGCTGTTGTTCAGGATCACCGTGGAATAATCTACGCCGCTAACGGATTCAAATTGCTGGAGTATGACGGGAACAAATGGAATTCATACCCTATCAACAAAGAGACATGGATCCTTTCGCTGGCTGTTGATTCTTCAGGAATAATTTATGCCGGATCACAAAATGAGTTCGGTATGTTTGCCCCCGATTTTAAAGGAGAGCTTAAATACAGGTCCCTGTCTGACTCACTTGATATAAAGGACATTGATTTTACAAACGTATGGAAAGTGCATTGCTTCTCAGGAGGTGTTTTATTTCAGGCCGAGGAGAAAATGTTTCTCTATAAAAACGGAAAAACAATTGTGATTAATCCTGAAACTTCATTCCATACTTCCTTCATCGTAAACGACAGATTATATGTACGGGAAAGAGGAACAGGATTACTTGAATGGAATGAAAACACTTTAGTCAGGATAAAGGGCAGTGAGATCTTTGACACAACTGGTATTTTCCTTATGCTGCCTTTTGGAAGAGGCAAAAAGAACATATTAATTGGTACACAGGAAAAAGGATTCTGGCTTTTCAACCCTGAGAATAACTCAAATCCCTTCAGAAAATTTGATGTTGAAGACCTTCGTCTTCTGGAGAAGGCAAAGATTACAGGTGGTGTTCTTACAGGTGAAGGATTACCTGCAATAAGCACTATGCTGAATGGAGTTGTAATAATTGATACGGCAGGCCGTACAAAGGCTCTGATAAACAACAGACACGGGCTGATTGACAACGATGTGAAACAGGTAATTCCCGATCAGAGTCAGAACCTGTGGGTAGCCTTGAACAAGGGTTTAAGCAGGATTGAAATTAGCTCCCCGCTGTCAGTAAATAATGAGAAATCAGGTATTACAGGCGATGTAAACGCAGTAATTCGATTTAAGAATCTTCTTTATGCAGGCACAACAACTGGTCTGTTTGTTCAGGAGACTGGAAATGACAAAGAACTCCCTTTCAAACCGGCTTATGAACTTAATGTTCCGGTAAGGAGCATGATTGAAGTAAACGGAGTATTACTGGCAGGAACAGATGCCGGCCTTTTTCAGATCTCCGGTAAAAATATCATGAAGTTAGGCAATGAACCATCATTTACCCTTTTCTATTCTGATGATATGAAACTTCTGCTGTCAGGCGGAAACAAAGGACTGACAGCGTATAAATCCGATGGTAACTTCACTAAAATCAATTCGGTCAGGATTGAAGAAGAAGATATCCTTGGTATTGCCGGTGAAAAAGAGAGAACAGGCACTGATGCTGAATTCTGGATTGGAACCAGATATAATGGGATAATACGAATTAAAGTTACGAAAGAGTTCAGCATAAAAACTGACAGCTATAGTACCTCCGACGGACTCCCTGAGGGATGGATAATCCCCGCTTCCTTTAATTCTAAAACCCTTTTTCAAACCACTCAGGGGTTATACTGTTTCACAAATGAAAATATTGTAAGAGAGTCACTTCCCGATTCATTGAAGGATAAAGAAGAGTTCTCGAAAGGATATTTCTCTGAATTTGTAAATAATGACGACAATTTTAGTGAAGTTGTTTCATTTATTACTGAAACAAAAAACAAGATCTGGGTCTGTGCAGATAACAGGGCAGGATATCTCGATAAAACCGACAGCATGTTGTGGGTCAGCAGGCCATTCAATGGTATTGAAGCAGGAAAAATCAACACTATTTATCCTGAAGACAATGGCGTAAGCTGGATCGGAACAACTGACGGTCTGATAAGATTCGACGGGAATATTTTAAAAGATTATGATCAGTATTATCACACCCTGATCAGAAAAGTTACCCTGCTAAATAATGATTCGATCATATTCAGCGGAACTAATTTTAGTACAGACCAGGGAGTATTAAAAATAACTACTGCACAGAACAAAGGCTCTAAACAGGAATTACCTTACCGGTTTAATTCGGTAAGATTCGATTTTTCAGCAGCGTTTTATGAGTATTCTGATAAAACATTGTTTTCATACAGACTCGGAGGTAATGATTCTAAATGGAGTCAATGGACAAAAGAGACATTTCGTGAGTATACCAATCTGCATGAGGGGGAGTATACTTTCAGCGTAAAAGCAAGGAATATCTATGGAACAGAAAGCATTGCAGCCCAATACAGCTTCAATATTCTTCCTCCATGGTACAGGTCTGTTGTTGCATATATCTCATATGTTATTCTGGCAATAATTCTGTTCTGGCTTTTTGCACGTCTCTATTCATACCGGCTTAAACGGGAAAACATAAGACTTGAAGGAATAGTTACTGAAAGAACAGCGGAGGTAGTCAGACAAAAGGATGAAATTGTATCGAAGAATATAGTGCTCGAATATCAGAAGAAGGAGATCGAAGACAGTATCAGGTACGCCAGGAAGATTCAATCTGCTGTAATCCCTTCGGAAAAAGTGTGCCGTGAAATTTTACCTGAGAGTTTTGTAGTATTCAAACCTCTTAATATCGTAAGTGGTGACTTCTACTGGATCAGTCGTGTTGGTAATAAGACAATATTCACAGCAGCCGACTGTACCGGGCATGGAGTTCCCGGTGCCTTCATGAGTATGCTTGGAGTTGCATTTTTAAATGAGATTGTTAACAAAGACAATGTTACTTCTCCTGAAATTATTCTCAACCATTTAAGGGAAAAGGTTATACAGGCACTACAGCAGCAAGGCATATCAGGCGAAGCGAGAGACGGAATGGACATTGCCATTGTAGCGATTGATAATCAGGAAAAAAGACTCGAATATGCCGGAGCATATAATCCTTTGATAATGATAAGAAACGGAGAGGTAACTGATACATGTGGCGATAAGATGCCAATCGGGATCTATGAAAACATGCATCCTTTCACCAGGCACGAGATTGCTATTGAAAAAGGAGATGTATTCTATATGGCTTCAGATGGATATGAAGACCAATTCGGCGGTCCTGATGGCAAAAAGTTCAAATCGAAAAGGTTAAAACAACTTCTCCTTGAGATACATAAATATCCGATGGATATGCAGAAGGAGATCCTTGAAAAAACTTTCGAGGAATGGAAGGGTGATCTTCCGCAGGTAGATGATGTTGTACTTGTCGGACTATCCGTTCAATAA
- a CDS encoding CHAT domain-containing protein, translated as MKRFYILILVCSVSSQLCQSQQWTSAESLHRKFMIEASYDSALYYAEESAAIMRGTIGENNIQYCNMLRNLAYSHYYLGNYKKAKYFIIKESGLLESLRKINDPNYVNCLQAASIILRRAGEYEEALILIRKADKKAMDLYKTDSREYAEILYNYAGVYHDMGCAKNDMIFLNQEDKYLKRAEAIYTKNGEKSKLEAMMNNSDQAAWNNNIGNLPAAETRLIRSAEFCRKELGAVSTGFAAVLNNLAVLYYNSGNYKLAENNFIEAIGILKKSSKPDRIETAICLNNLGAMYYEIGNFEIASKTISEASDIAEKVHQQDNPVYAVMMNNLASVVMTAEYYESAENKNSKRLSDAGKLIIKSDSVFSLNCQTPHPFDLSIKYNLGIWYNLNGDKKKSIQTFNSMAEDANLSLRVVAMMNKMSMSGKLPQTLNFDPAPEPVIIAISNNIFNEVSASNTKASVASDEMNGLTNALIRAVIGKASNIRKAVGPYHPAYGEMLKSLIVVYANIDDFKTEEELTLEYINVKNHKMLQDFTYLSEAEKEMYYKTRLSDAHAFSSYSLMRKRTNPLITRYTYDNVMLNKGLMLKSSTAMRLAILNSNNPELLKKYDEWIVLQKEISRLYSTPVEMRDKDVSVLETNANTIERELVSSSQDFSDYRKGLQITWEDVRKSLKPDEAAIEFTDFKRMEKDGGNEVTYCALMLKANSESPEMIKLFTEDQLKAIIDGSGANNINDINNIYGTAKKQDEKLYNLIWKPLEAYLAGVKNVYISPSGLLNKISFPAISDGKGVYLCDKYQIGIKGSTGNIAAQNLFSAGNKPSALILGGIQYSEAASGSEVWGYLKGTKDEGDVVNSILGEAKIDVRYLSGNNATESFIKENAGKYNILHLATHGFFFDDPNDVRFEDDKQTVEYGEVAFRGVRGAYGVNSFVNNENPLMRSGLVLAGANDVWVNTEKTTTDDGVLTAQEVTQIDMRKNDLVVLSACETGLGDIKGSEGVYGLQRSLKMAGVKFIIMSLWEIPDKETVEFMSDFYNNLLKLKEIKAAFYVTQKEMRAKYDPYYWGAFVLLE; from the coding sequence ATGAAAAGATTTTATATACTAATTCTGGTCTGCTCTGTCTCGTCACAACTCTGCCAGTCTCAACAATGGACCAGTGCCGAATCTTTACACAGGAAATTCATGATTGAGGCCAGTTATGATTCGGCACTCTATTATGCAGAAGAGTCAGCAGCTATTATGAGAGGGACAATCGGTGAAAATAATATCCAGTATTGCAATATGCTTCGGAATCTTGCATATTCTCATTATTATCTTGGCAATTACAAAAAGGCAAAATATTTCATAATTAAGGAATCAGGTTTACTGGAATCGCTGAGGAAAATCAATGATCCCAACTATGTGAACTGTCTACAGGCTGCATCAATAATTCTGAGGCGGGCAGGAGAGTACGAAGAGGCACTTATACTGATCCGGAAGGCTGACAAGAAAGCGATGGATCTCTACAAAACTGATAGTCGTGAGTACGCAGAAATCCTTTACAATTATGCCGGAGTATATCATGATATGGGTTGTGCCAAAAACGATATGATCTTTCTTAACCAGGAGGATAAATACCTTAAAAGGGCAGAAGCGATTTATACCAAAAATGGCGAAAAGTCGAAGTTAGAGGCTATGATGAATAATTCTGACCAGGCTGCATGGAACAATAACATAGGCAATTTGCCGGCAGCTGAAACAAGACTTATCCGGTCGGCTGAATTCTGCAGGAAAGAGTTGGGTGCTGTGAGTACTGGTTTTGCTGCCGTACTCAATAACCTTGCTGTTCTTTACTATAATTCAGGTAACTATAAGCTTGCTGAAAACAATTTTATTGAAGCAATCGGGATACTTAAGAAAAGTTCAAAACCTGATCGGATTGAAACAGCCATTTGCCTTAATAACCTTGGGGCAATGTACTATGAAATCGGAAACTTTGAAATTGCATCCAAAACTATAAGTGAGGCATCTGATATAGCTGAAAAGGTTCATCAGCAGGATAACCCGGTCTATGCAGTGATGATGAATAACCTTGCATCTGTGGTAATGACTGCAGAATATTATGAAAGTGCAGAAAATAAGAACAGTAAAAGATTATCTGATGCCGGTAAGTTGATTATTAAATCGGATTCTGTTTTCAGTTTAAACTGTCAGACACCACACCCTTTTGACCTCTCGATAAAATATAACCTCGGGATCTGGTATAATCTTAATGGTGATAAGAAAAAGTCGATACAGACATTTAACAGTATGGCTGAGGATGCAAATCTGTCGCTCAGGGTAGTTGCAATGATGAATAAAATGAGTATGTCGGGGAAATTACCGCAGACACTGAATTTCGATCCGGCCCCTGAACCCGTTATCATTGCAATCAGTAACAATATTTTCAACGAAGTGAGTGCTTCAAATACTAAGGCCAGTGTTGCAAGTGATGAGATGAATGGCTTAACTAATGCACTCATCAGAGCTGTTATAGGCAAGGCTTCAAATATCAGAAAGGCAGTTGGCCCATACCACCCGGCGTACGGTGAAATGTTGAAGTCATTAATTGTTGTTTATGCAAATATTGATGATTTTAAAACTGAAGAGGAGCTTACTCTTGAATACATAAATGTCAAAAATCACAAGATGCTTCAGGATTTTACATATCTGTCTGAGGCTGAAAAGGAGATGTATTATAAGACCCGATTGTCAGACGCTCATGCTTTCTCTTCTTACTCACTCATGAGGAAAAGGACGAATCCTCTGATTACCCGGTATACCTATGATAATGTCATGCTCAATAAAGGATTGATGCTTAAGTCGAGTACTGCAATGAGACTGGCGATTCTCAACAGTAATAACCCTGAGTTGCTGAAGAAATACGACGAATGGATTGTTTTGCAGAAGGAGATCTCAAGGCTATATTCTACTCCGGTGGAGATGCGTGATAAGGATGTTTCTGTGCTTGAAACCAATGCCAATACGATCGAAAGGGAACTCGTATCCAGTTCCCAGGATTTCAGCGACTACAGAAAAGGATTACAAATTACATGGGAAGATGTCAGGAAAAGCCTTAAACCTGATGAGGCAGCTATTGAGTTTACTGACTTTAAAAGGATGGAAAAGGATGGAGGTAATGAAGTGACTTATTGCGCTCTGATGTTAAAAGCAAATTCTGAATCCCCTGAAATGATTAAACTATTTACTGAAGATCAGCTCAAGGCAATTATCGATGGGAGTGGAGCTAATAATATTAATGATATTAACAACATATATGGTACAGCAAAAAAGCAGGACGAGAAGCTTTATAACCTTATCTGGAAGCCTCTTGAAGCATATTTAGCAGGAGTAAAAAATGTATATATTTCACCATCGGGTCTCCTTAATAAGATTTCGTTTCCTGCAATAAGCGATGGAAAAGGTGTATATCTGTGCGACAAATATCAGATCGGGATCAAGGGTAGTACAGGCAATATTGCAGCTCAGAATCTATTCTCAGCAGGTAACAAACCGTCGGCTCTGATCCTGGGAGGGATTCAGTATAGTGAAGCTGCTTCCGGCTCTGAGGTGTGGGGCTATCTGAAAGGTACAAAAGATGAGGGAGATGTTGTAAACAGTATACTTGGTGAGGCTAAAATAGATGTCAGATATCTGAGTGGAAACAATGCCACCGAATCATTCATTAAGGAGAACGCCGGTAAATATAATATTCTTCATCTGGCTACACACGGATTCTTTTTTGACGACCCGAATGATGTGCGGTTTGAAGATGATAAACAGACAGTTGAATACGGAGAGGTGGCATTTCGTGGTGTAAGAGGCGCTTACGGTGTAAACAGTTTTGTGAACAATGAAAATCCATTGATGCGTTCCGGACTTGTTCTCGCAGGTGCAAATGATGTATGGGTAAATACAGAAAAAACCACAACTGATGACGGTGTTTTAACAGCCCAGGAGGTTACCCAAATCGATATGCGCAAAAATGATCTGGTGGTTTTGTCAGCCTGCGAAACCGGACTTGGTGATATAAAGGGGAGCGAAGGAGTTTATGGATTGCAGCGTTCGCTTAAAATGGCCGGCGTGAAGTTTATAATAATGAGCCTGTGGGAAATACCCGATAAGGAGACTGTCGAGTTTATGAGTGATTTTTATAATAACCTGTTAAAACTGAAAGAGATAAAAGCTGCCTTTTATGTTACACAGAAAGAAATGAGGGCAAAATATGATCCTTATTACTGGGGAGCATTCGTACTGTTGGAGTAG
- a CDS encoding DEAD/DEAH box helicase, translating to MIFDELDLVPELLESINYMGFREATPIQEKAIPVILSGKDLIACAQTGTGKTAAFLLPIMNFISITRPSHTHTLILVPTRELAIQIDQQIQGLAYTLNITSLAVYGGGDGSGWDQEKAALSKGADIIVATPGRLISHLNQGYVKFNQIEVLVLDEADRMLDIGFYDDIMRIVSAVPKKRQTLMFSATMPPKIRAMSRHIMKNPVEIALEMSKPAEGVIQVIYMLSDNQKIPLINTLIADNPEYTSILIFSPTKKKLSDIVRGLRSKKYLVEGISSDLGQKEREETLARFKSRKTRVLVATDVLSRGIDIKDINLVINFDVPSDAEDYVHRVGRTARAETTGSAVTLVSKEDLYKMRNIEKLIGYEVTKNPLPAYIIENHPEVFTPRHSSAKTGRGGFKHRYKKSRKKPGTDQGN from the coding sequence ATGATATTTGATGAACTGGATCTGGTTCCCGAATTGCTGGAATCAATAAATTACATGGGCTTCAGGGAAGCCACACCAATACAGGAAAAGGCTATTCCGGTTATTCTCTCTGGCAAGGACCTGATTGCCTGTGCCCAGACCGGAACAGGTAAAACTGCTGCGTTTCTCTTACCGATAATGAATTTTATTTCAATTACACGGCCAAGTCATACCCATACGCTAATACTTGTTCCAACCAGGGAACTTGCTATACAGATTGACCAGCAGATACAGGGACTGGCTTATACTCTCAATATTACATCTTTAGCAGTATATGGCGGAGGTGATGGCAGCGGTTGGGACCAGGAGAAGGCTGCCCTGTCAAAGGGAGCTGATATTATAGTAGCAACTCCGGGAAGGTTAATTTCACATCTAAATCAGGGTTATGTAAAATTCAATCAAATTGAAGTGTTGGTACTCGACGAAGCTGATCGTATGCTTGATATCGGGTTTTATGACGATATTATGCGTATAGTTTCTGCTGTTCCAAAAAAAAGGCAAACGCTGATGTTCAGTGCCACAATGCCTCCTAAGATAAGGGCAATGTCGCGACATATAATGAAGAATCCTGTTGAGATTGCACTTGAGATGTCGAAACCCGCCGAAGGTGTTATTCAGGTTATCTATATGTTGAGCGATAATCAGAAAATTCCGTTGATAAATACACTGATTGCTGATAATCCGGAATATACAAGTATCCTGATCTTCAGTCCGACAAAAAAGAAACTGAGTGATATTGTACGGGGACTTCGTTCAAAAAAATATCTCGTTGAGGGAATTTCATCCGACCTTGGACAAAAGGAGAGGGAAGAGACTCTTGCAAGGTTCAAATCGAGAAAAACAAGGGTACTTGTTGCCACTGATGTTTTAAGCCGCGGGATAGACATAAAGGATATAAATCTTGTGATAAATTTTGATGTTCCGTCGGATGCCGAGGATTATGTTCACAGAGTGGGCAGGACAGCCAGGGCAGAAACAACAGGATCGGCCGTTACCCTTGTAAGTAAGGAGGATTTGTATAAGATGAGGAACATCGAGAAACTTATCGGATACGAGGTAACAAAGAATCCTCTGCCTGCTTATATCATTGAAAATCATCCGGAAGTATTCACTCCCCGGCACTCTTCTGCGAAAACCGGGAGAGGCGGTTTTAAGCACAGGTATAAGAAAAGCAGGAAAAAGCCCGGTACCGATCAGGGTAATTAA
- a CDS encoding SdiA-regulated domain-containing protein, with product MIKKDINNSDSKMSFPYDLNNPIEKYTLPENLTEVSGIAYFDGNKILCIQDEKADIFVLDFGNKKILEKYRFGKDGDFEDIAVVDQTVYVLRSDGHIFEIENFDKKSIRVTDHNTPLSSKNDTEGLTYDIQSNSLLIACKGTPDIKDSEYRKSKAVYYFDLQLKKLKREPAFLVDLKTLDGFKPSGIAICPVTEEIYLISGSNRVLISVGRDGKTLGIYHLDPALFRQPEGICFSPTGELYISNEGSGRRGNIYKFIRH from the coding sequence ATGATAAAAAAAGACATTAATAATTCAGACTCTAAAATGTCATTCCCCTATGATTTGAATAATCCGATTGAAAAATATACTCTGCCGGAAAATCTCACTGAGGTTTCCGGAATTGCATATTTTGATGGCAATAAGATATTATGTATACAGGATGAAAAGGCAGATATCTTTGTTCTGGATTTTGGCAATAAAAAGATCTTAGAAAAATACAGATTTGGCAAAGATGGTGACTTTGAGGACATTGCAGTTGTAGACCAAACTGTTTATGTTTTAAGGAGTGACGGGCATATTTTTGAAATAGAAAATTTCGATAAGAAGAGCATAAGGGTTACAGATCATAACACCCCGTTGTCATCTAAGAATGACACGGAAGGACTCACTTACGACATACAGTCAAACTCACTTTTAATAGCCTGCAAAGGAACTCCGGACATTAAGGATTCAGAATACAGGAAATCAAAAGCGGTATATTATTTTGATCTGCAACTGAAGAAACTAAAGAGAGAACCTGCATTCCTTGTTGACCTGAAGACACTTGATGGCTTTAAGCCTTCAGGTATTGCAATTTGTCCGGTTACAGAGGAGATATATCTTATTTCGGGGAGTAACAGGGTTCTGATCAGTGTTGGAAGAGATGGTAAAACTCTCGGTATCTATCATCTCGATCCCGCCCTTTTCAGGCAACCTGAAGGAATATGTTTTTCCCCGACAGGTGAACTTTACATCTCAAATGAAGGAAGTGGAAGAAGGGGTAATATTTATAAATTTATACGACATTAA